One region of Skermanella mucosa genomic DNA includes:
- a CDS encoding efflux RND transporter periplasmic adaptor subunit, which translates to MKPSMVLAVLLAVAVGGGGGVLLERQVLSAENAAQQQTSTGPRILYWWDPMIPDFKSDKPGKSPMGMDMVPVYEGQEPGRAEEKGVVTVSPVSINNLGVRTTAVERATLIPIVETFGSITFDESRTSHLHVRAKGWIERLHTRVLGEYVERGQLLMEVFSPDLITAAYEFVREAERGPSGNTEGARRKLVALGVSDRQIEEIRKTRAVPERIMIYAPQTGVVEALGVAEGMYVESDVTLMSIVDYASVWVMAEVLESQVGLVSRGMQAEVRVASQPGRVWTGTVDYVYPELRPDTRTARLRIRLANPDHALQPNMFASVRVATRAREDVIAIPNGALIRTGQAERAVLALGDGRFKPVPVKAGLTVGDMVEITDGLKEGDRVVTSAQFLIDSESSLSAGFASMQEVEQPQVVEAAAAVPAMGEGEVTAIAADGSKVTISHGPIPELSWPAMTMEFAVDPGASVQGFALGDRVRFGVIKAPDNTYTAATIERLGGAGRTP; encoded by the coding sequence ATGAAACCAAGCATGGTCTTGGCTGTCCTGCTCGCCGTTGCGGTGGGTGGTGGCGGCGGTGTCCTGCTCGAGCGCCAAGTGCTATCCGCCGAGAACGCTGCTCAGCAGCAGACCAGTACGGGCCCTCGTATCCTGTACTGGTGGGATCCGATGATCCCGGACTTCAAGAGCGACAAACCCGGCAAATCGCCGATGGGCATGGACATGGTGCCCGTCTACGAGGGTCAGGAGCCTGGCAGGGCCGAGGAGAAGGGCGTCGTCACGGTCTCCCCTGTCTCCATTAACAACCTCGGCGTCCGCACGACTGCAGTTGAGCGGGCAACGCTGATCCCGATTGTCGAGACGTTCGGTTCGATCACCTTCGACGAGAGCCGAACCTCCCATCTGCACGTTCGCGCCAAAGGATGGATAGAACGGCTCCACACCCGAGTTCTGGGGGAATACGTCGAGCGCGGCCAACTTTTGATGGAGGTCTTCTCGCCGGACCTCATCACAGCGGCCTACGAGTTCGTACGCGAGGCCGAACGGGGGCCTTCCGGCAACACCGAGGGTGCCCGGCGCAAGCTGGTCGCATTGGGCGTTTCCGACCGCCAAATCGAGGAGATCCGCAAAACCCGGGCCGTCCCTGAGCGGATCATGATCTACGCGCCTCAGACCGGTGTTGTCGAGGCCCTCGGGGTGGCTGAAGGCATGTACGTCGAGTCGGACGTGACGCTCATGTCCATCGTCGATTACGCCTCGGTTTGGGTAATGGCGGAGGTCCTGGAGAGCCAGGTTGGCCTAGTGTCCCGTGGCATGCAGGCGGAAGTGCGGGTGGCGAGTCAGCCCGGCCGGGTCTGGACAGGCACCGTCGACTACGTCTACCCGGAACTAAGGCCGGACACTCGGACGGCCCGGCTACGCATCCGCCTCGCCAATCCCGACCACGCCCTCCAGCCCAACATGTTCGCGTCGGTCCGCGTGGCTACCCGTGCCAGAGAGGATGTCATCGCAATTCCGAATGGCGCCCTCATCCGGACTGGGCAAGCCGAGCGTGCTGTGCTGGCGCTGGGCGACGGCCGCTTCAAGCCAGTGCCGGTCAAGGCGGGCCTAACAGTCGGTGACATGGTCGAGATTACCGACGGTCTCAAGGAAGGCGACCGCGTCGTCACCTCCGCCCAGTTCCTGATCGACAGTGAGAGCAGCCTGTCGGCTGGATTCGCGAGCATGCAGGAAGTCGAGCAGCCGCAGGTGGTGGAGGCGGCAGCGGCAGTACCTGCCATGGGAGAGGGCGAAGTCACAGCTATCGCTGCCGATGGCAGTAAGGTGACCATCAGCCATGGACCGATCCCAGAGCTCTCCTGGCCCGCCATGACCATGGAGTTCGCTGTTGACCCCGGTGCTTCAGTCCAGGGGTTCGCCCTCGGCGATCGGGTTCGCTTCGGCGTTATCAAGGCGCCGGATAATACCTACACGGCCGCCACTATTGAGCGCCTCGGCGGCGCGGGGCGGACGCCGTGA
- a CDS encoding ABC transporter ATP-binding protein has protein sequence MDIPLSYLTERILQLCDWIVTSVFPNAHWWLHIIGHIVLVAMPLAFLGLLGTWLIGILRRRLSSRPTPRPSDLASPFPSNVFVYILRHTRRTQAILLAAALVTLPLLYAVLELPKQIINKALATEAETVSVLGVSLSRYELLILLCALFLVAVLASGSVKYFINLMKGHLAESMMRRMRFTAFRAWSRGKKPCDHSQIIPVLVQEVEPIAGFTGEAFLTPVFQGGTFLTILVFMVLQDPVLGAAALALVPVQIAIIPRLQRRVSALSRERSRELRSFGSAVADADPRDYHGRPQPVLPVARSLKKVQAIRLEIYRRKFLIKGLNNFINHLTPFFFYTIGGYLVIEGRLTLGAMVAVLAAHKDMAAPLRELLGYYQAMDDVRARYEEIRRFLSDQADADRVQVFCDKEIEAPASAENVGATIATSVVAAIGR, from the coding sequence ATGGATATCCCTCTCTCCTATCTGACGGAACGCATCCTTCAACTGTGCGATTGGATTGTCACGAGCGTGTTTCCGAATGCGCATTGGTGGCTCCACATCATCGGACATATCGTCCTCGTGGCGATGCCGTTGGCGTTTCTAGGTTTGCTGGGCACATGGCTCATTGGCATCCTCCGTCGACGTCTCTCGAGCAGACCGACGCCAAGGCCAAGTGATCTGGCCTCACCATTTCCTTCGAACGTTTTCGTTTACATCCTCAGGCACACTCGCAGAACGCAAGCCATTCTGCTTGCGGCTGCGCTGGTAACGCTTCCGCTCCTTTATGCGGTCCTAGAGCTTCCGAAGCAGATCATCAACAAAGCCTTAGCCACAGAGGCTGAAACGGTCTCAGTACTAGGAGTCTCACTTTCTCGGTACGAGCTACTTATCCTGTTATGCGCACTCTTCCTAGTGGCTGTCCTTGCAAGCGGGAGCGTGAAGTATTTCATCAACCTCATGAAGGGGCATCTCGCGGAGAGTATGATGCGCAGGATGCGTTTCACTGCCTTCCGCGCCTGGTCCCGCGGAAAGAAGCCGTGCGACCACTCGCAAATCATTCCAGTGCTTGTTCAAGAAGTAGAACCGATTGCCGGGTTCACTGGCGAAGCTTTCTTGACACCGGTTTTTCAGGGCGGAACGTTCCTCACCATTCTGGTCTTCATGGTCCTTCAGGACCCGGTTCTCGGTGCTGCCGCCTTGGCGTTGGTCCCGGTTCAGATCGCAATCATCCCACGCCTCCAACGCCGTGTCAGCGCTCTGTCACGCGAACGGTCGAGGGAACTGCGGTCGTTCGGCTCTGCGGTGGCTGATGCTGACCCGCGCGATTATCATGGGCGGCCTCAACCCGTGCTTCCCGTTGCGAGATCCCTGAAAAAGGTGCAGGCGATCCGTCTGGAAATTTACCGTCGGAAGTTTCTCATCAAGGGCCTGAACAATTTCATCAATCATCTCACGCCGTTCTTTTTCTACACAATCGGTGGGTACCTGGTGATCGAGGGGCGGCTCACCCTGGGTGCAATGGTTGCGGTCCTGGCTGCCCACAAGGATATGGCAGCGCCGCTTCGGGAACTCCTCGGTTACTACCAAGCCATGGATGACGTTCGGGCACGGTACGAGGAGATACGCCGGTTCTTATCGGACCAAGCGGACGCCGATCGGGTTCAGGTCTTCTGTGACAAAGAGATTGAAGCGCCGGCGTCAGCGGAAAATGTTGGCGCAACCATAGCGACGAGCGTTGTTGCGGCGATCGGCAGGTGA
- a CDS encoding copper-binding protein: MNAYKTVIAVTVATLLTGPALAQSNQDMQGMNMGAQATQPITGKGVVKKVDPAKKTINLNHEAIPAISWPAMTMDFQVAPNVDLSKVQPGQPVDFRLEKGNGGNYTVTSVTPAAK, encoded by the coding sequence ATGAACGCATACAAGACCGTCATCGCCGTCACCGTCGCAACGCTCCTGACTGGACCGGCCCTGGCCCAATCGAACCAAGACATGCAGGGGATGAACATGGGGGCGCAGGCGACCCAGCCCATCACAGGCAAGGGTGTGGTAAAGAAGGTGGACCCAGCCAAGAAGACGATCAACCTGAACCACGAGGCTATCCCCGCCATCAGCTGGCCCGCGATGACGATGGATTTCCAGGTCGCACCGAATGTTGACCTCTCGAAAGTGCAGCCGGGGCAGCCGGTTGACTTCAGGTTGGAAAAGGGGAACGGGGGCAACTACACCGTCACGAGCGTTACGCCCGCGGCGAAGTGA
- a CDS encoding efflux RND transporter permease subunit — translation MIERLIHWSVGNRGIVLLLAAMLAGWGIWAVRNTPVDAIPDLSDVQVIVKTTYPGQAPQVVEDQVTYPLSTAFLAVPGAMTVRGISMFGDSYVYVLFEEGTDLYWARSRVLEYLSQVAPRLPPGARPALGPDATGVGWIFQYTLVDRTGRHDISQLRTLQDWFLKFELQATPGVAEVAPIGGMVRQYQVVVDPVALRAYGLPLAQVREAIERANQESGGSVLEMAEAEYMVRASGYIKGVDDLRSVPVKANPGGVPVLLQDIAQIQLGPELRRGVSELDGQGEVVGGVVIMRWGENALATIDAIRAKLERLRQSLPDGVEIVTTYDRSGLIERAIDNLKDKLTEESIVVVLVCAAFLLHLRSSLVIILTLPLGILAAFIVMHAQGINANIMSLGGIAIAIGAMVDAAIVMIENLHRRIEHEPLTPENRWRVVGETAAEVGPPLFFSLVIITLSFLPVFALEAQEGRMFKPLAFTKTYAMAAAAVLSVTLVPVLMGYFVRGRIVPEHRNPINNLFIWLYQPMLRGALAAPWITILAAVVLMASMAWPLQRIGSEFMPDLDEGDLLYMPSLMPDVSIGKAREVLQQTDRLIKTVPEVEAVHGKIGRAETATDPAPISMFETTIKLKPSEQWRPGMTMAGIRAELDRAVRVPGVTNVWIMPIKNRIDMLATGVKTPVGIKVSGPDLAEIGRIAAHVEAAVRTVPGTASAYAERPVGGRYIDVDVDRRAAARYGLNIADVQQVVRTAIGGEEVTQSIEGLQRFPVNVRYPREWRDSPDALATLPIVTPSGAHIALGDVAKVRIEDGPGMIRTENARLGGWVFVDIADRDLGGYVADAKEVVGHAVRLPPGYSMTWSGQFEYLERVQGRLTAIAPLTVALIALMLWLTFRRLGEVLIVMASLPVALAGGIWLLWYLGFNLSVAVGVGFIALAGVAVETAIVMLVYLNLALKRHQAEALAAGRPMTVRDIEEAVIEGALLRLRPKVMTVATIFAGLFPIMVGEGTGSEVMRRIATPMVGGMASTTALTLIVIPAVYLVWQRFLLRNTAVAAADDVRTLGSAHPAE, via the coding sequence GTGATCGAGCGCCTGATCCATTGGTCTGTGGGCAACCGTGGCATCGTTCTGCTGCTCGCCGCCATGCTGGCGGGGTGGGGCATCTGGGCAGTGCGCAACACGCCCGTAGACGCCATTCCGGACCTCTCCGACGTGCAGGTTATCGTCAAAACCACCTATCCAGGCCAGGCCCCCCAAGTAGTCGAGGACCAGGTCACATATCCGCTCTCGACCGCCTTTCTCGCAGTTCCCGGCGCGATGACGGTCCGTGGCATCTCAATGTTCGGGGACAGCTACGTCTACGTGCTGTTCGAGGAGGGCACAGACCTCTACTGGGCGCGCTCACGCGTCCTGGAATACCTGAGCCAAGTCGCCCCGCGGCTGCCGCCGGGCGCCCGCCCGGCGCTCGGACCGGATGCCACAGGGGTGGGCTGGATCTTCCAGTACACCCTCGTGGATCGGACCGGGCGGCACGACATCAGCCAGCTTCGGACCCTCCAGGACTGGTTCCTGAAGTTTGAGCTCCAAGCTACCCCCGGCGTCGCCGAGGTGGCACCCATTGGCGGCATGGTCCGTCAGTATCAGGTCGTTGTTGATCCCGTCGCGCTCCGGGCCTACGGGCTGCCGTTGGCGCAAGTGCGCGAGGCCATCGAGCGTGCCAACCAGGAGTCCGGCGGCTCAGTGCTGGAGATGGCCGAGGCCGAGTACATGGTCCGGGCCAGCGGCTACATCAAAGGCGTCGACGATCTCCGCAGTGTGCCGGTCAAGGCCAACCCCGGCGGCGTTCCGGTACTTCTCCAGGATATCGCCCAAATCCAACTAGGACCCGAGCTTCGCCGTGGTGTCAGTGAACTCGATGGCCAGGGCGAGGTGGTCGGCGGCGTGGTCATCATGCGTTGGGGTGAGAATGCACTGGCTACCATCGACGCTATCAGAGCCAAGCTCGAGCGCCTGCGCCAAAGTCTGCCTGACGGTGTCGAAATCGTCACGACCTATGACCGCTCTGGCCTGATCGAGCGCGCCATCGACAACCTTAAGGATAAACTGACAGAGGAGTCCATCGTTGTCGTCCTGGTGTGCGCGGCGTTCCTCCTGCACCTGCGCTCTTCGCTGGTCATCATCCTGACGCTCCCCCTTGGCATTCTAGCGGCCTTCATCGTGATGCATGCCCAGGGTATCAACGCCAACATCATGTCGCTGGGTGGCATCGCCATCGCCATTGGCGCCATGGTCGATGCCGCCATCGTGATGATCGAGAACCTGCATCGGCGCATCGAGCACGAACCACTTACTCCAGAGAACCGCTGGCGCGTAGTAGGCGAGACGGCGGCAGAGGTCGGCCCGCCGCTGTTCTTCTCGCTCGTCATCATCACGCTCAGCTTTCTGCCGGTTTTCGCACTGGAGGCCCAGGAAGGGCGGATGTTCAAGCCGCTGGCCTTCACCAAGACCTACGCCATGGCAGCCGCCGCAGTGCTGTCGGTGACACTCGTTCCGGTGCTGATGGGCTATTTCGTACGCGGTCGGATCGTCCCCGAACATAGGAACCCGATCAACAACCTATTCATTTGGCTCTACCAGCCGATGCTGCGCGGAGCCCTTGCAGCACCGTGGATCACCATCCTTGCCGCAGTGGTGCTGATGGCAAGTATGGCGTGGCCCCTCCAGCGCATTGGTTCGGAGTTCATGCCGGACTTGGACGAGGGCGACCTGCTCTACATGCCGAGCCTGATGCCGGACGTCTCCATCGGTAAGGCGCGTGAAGTGCTCCAGCAGACCGACCGGCTCATCAAGACTGTGCCAGAGGTCGAGGCCGTCCACGGCAAGATCGGCCGTGCCGAGACAGCCACGGACCCGGCGCCGATCTCCATGTTCGAAACGACCATCAAGTTGAAGCCGAGCGAACAGTGGCGGCCCGGCATGACCATGGCGGGCATCCGGGCGGAACTCGACCGGGCGGTGAGGGTGCCCGGCGTGACGAACGTCTGGATCATGCCGATCAAGAACCGGATCGACATGCTGGCCACCGGTGTGAAGACCCCGGTTGGAATCAAGGTCTCCGGGCCCGATCTTGCCGAAATCGGCCGCATCGCTGCACACGTTGAGGCGGCGGTCAGGACGGTCCCGGGCACGGCCTCGGCCTACGCCGAGCGGCCTGTCGGCGGCCGCTATATCGACGTGGACGTCGACCGTCGGGCAGCCGCCCGGTACGGCCTGAACATCGCCGACGTGCAGCAGGTAGTCCGAACCGCCATCGGCGGCGAGGAGGTCACGCAGAGCATCGAGGGCCTTCAGCGGTTCCCGGTCAACGTCCGCTATCCCCGAGAGTGGCGCGACAGCCCTGACGCGTTGGCCACACTGCCCATCGTGACACCGAGCGGCGCCCACATCGCGCTCGGCGACGTGGCCAAGGTCCGCATCGAGGACGGTCCCGGTATGATCCGCACCGAGAATGCCCGGCTGGGCGGCTGGGTGTTCGTCGACATCGCGGACCGCGACCTCGGTGGCTACGTAGCTGACGCCAAGGAGGTTGTTGGCCATGCCGTCCGGTTACCACCCGGCTACTCGATGACGTGGTCAGGACAGTTCGAGTATCTGGAGCGCGTCCAGGGCCGTCTCACCGCCATCGCGCCGCTCACGGTGGCGCTGATCGCGCTGATGCTCTGGCTGACGTTCCGGCGTCTGGGTGAGGTGCTGATCGTCATGGCGTCGCTGCCGGTGGCGCTGGCGGGCGGCATCTGGCTGCTGTGGTACCTGGGCTTCAACCTGTCGGTCGCGGTGGGCGTCGGCTTCATCGCGCTGGCGGGCGTGGCTGTGGAAACAGCTATTGTGATGCTCGTTTATCTGAACCTGGCACTCAAGCGTCATCAGGCCGAAGCTTTGGCTGCCGGGCGACCGATGACGGTCCGCGACATTGAAGAGGCTGTCATCGAGGGCGCCCTGCTCCGATTGCGCCCCAAGGTGATGACGGTGGCGACCATCTTCGCGGGCCTGTTCCCGATCATGGTGGGCGAGGGCACCGGCTCCGAGGTCATGAGACGTATCGCCACTCCCATGGTCGGGGGCATGGCAAGCACAACGGCCCTGACGCTCATCGTCATCCCGGCCGTCTACCTGGTCTGGCAACGGTTTCTCCTGCGGAACACGGCCGTTGCCGCCGCGGACGACGTCCGCACGCTGGGTTCCGCGCATCCCGCAGAGTGA